One stretch of Echeneis naucrates chromosome 11, fEcheNa1.1, whole genome shotgun sequence DNA includes these proteins:
- the sh3bp5lb gene encoding SH3 domain-binding protein 5-like: MEPGTSREIPSEAGFPQPAGLREKTLGKELRGGAGSAAAQRRGADADTAKEVKALWDDDRQSDSQMKPGDGKDGGKYEEELDPRIQEELEHLNQASDEINKLELQLDDARSSYRRILTDSARKLNTQGSQLGACIEKARPYYEARRLAKEAQQETQKAALRYERAASMHTAAREMVYVAEQGLLADRNTMDPTWQEMLNHATSKVNEAEEERLHSEREHQRVTQLCQEAEARVQTLQKALKKVILKSKPYFELKAQFNHILEEHKAKVVQLEELVAKVKTRYSVALRNLEQISEQIHAQRMQIRPSRGHPALYGGRSSPVGAEAEVRAALAIQVSSCAAVGNIESNWADSDSEKTRLWVERHRECGWGQREQLEVEQAGSDSMSVISLQTIASDLEKCDSVEHLGDLSDAGSVLGEERDHNRKSHERPHSREVWTHGPQQREREKVVISREKQETFVKQHYRSVSL, translated from the exons ATGGAGCCAGGGACTTCGCGTGAAATTCCGAGCGAGGCGGGGTTCCCTCAACCGGCAGGGTTGAGGGAGAAGACCTTGGGGAAAGAGCTGAGAGGTGGGGCGGGAAGCGCCGCGGCGCAGCGCAGAGGAGCGGACGCTGACACCGCCAAGGAGGTGAAAGCGCTCTGGGACGATGATAGACAGTCTGACAGCCAGATGAAACCCGGAGATGGAAAGGATGGCGGTAAATACGAGGAGGAACTGGACCCGAGAATTCAG GAGGAACTGGAACACCTCAACCAGGCCAGTGATGAGATCAAcaagctggagctgcagctggat GATGCCAGGTCCAGCTATAGGAGGATTCTCACTGACTCTGCCAGGAAACTCAACACTCAGGGCTCCCAACTTGGAGCTTGCATCGAAAAAGCAAGGCCCTACTATGAAGCCCGTCGACTTGCCAAAGAG GCCCAACAGGAGACCCAGAAGGCTGCTCTGAGATATGAGAGGGCTGCGTCTATGCATACTGCTGCCAGGGAGATGGTGTATGTGGCGGAGCAGGGCCTCTTGGCTGACAGGAACACCATGGACCCGACCTGGCAGGAGATGCTCAACCACGCCACTTCCAAG GTGAACGAGGCAGAAGAGGAGCGCCTCCACAGTGAGCGGGAGCACCAGCGAGTCACACAGCTCTGTCAGGAAGCAGAGGCTCGAGTTCAGACCCTCCAAAAAGCTCTCAAGAAGGTCATCCTCAAGTCCAAACCCTATTTTGAACTCAAGGCTCAGTTCAATCACATCCTGGAG GAACATAAGGCTAAAGTAgtccagctggaggagctggtggcaaaagtaaaaacacgCTACTCTGTGGCCCTTCGGAACTTGGAGCAGATCAGTGAGCAGATCCATGCACAGAGGATGCAAATTCGGCCCAGCAGGGGGCATCCTGCACTGTATGGGGGGCGGAGCTCCCCTGTAGGTGCTGAGGCTGAAGTCAGGGCCGCCCTTGCGATTCAAGTCAGTAGCTGCGCAGCAGTTGGCAATATAGAGAGCAACTGggctgacagtgacagtgagaaaaCTCGGTTGTGGgtggagagacacagagagtgTGGCTGGGGCCAGAGGGAGCAACTGGAGGTGGAGCAGGCAGGTTCAGACAGCATGTCAGTCATCAGCCTGCAGACAATTGCCTCCGACTTGGAAAAGTGCGACTCTGTGGAGCACCTGGGCGACCTGAGTGATGCTGGAAGCGTACTGGGTGAGGAGCGTGACCACAACAGGAAGTCTCATGAGAGGCCACACAGCAGGGAGGTGTGGACCCATGGGCCCCAACagagggaaagggaaaaagTAGTGATCAGTAGGGAAAAGCAGGAAACTTTTGTCAAGCAGCATTACAGAAGTGTTAGTCTATGa